The proteins below are encoded in one region of Campylobacter helveticus:
- a CDS encoding DUF6685 family protein: MINLKTLLNKCYVELDKYRIKNAILDLFKAELKELDYCWRDNVNCFGSNNDFKLLQFDTNPLKWKDFIDLIDSLIITDNCREVDDFDLRLVDSISNSKSNNALNYFANINLRKTNIKPKDILYLFGRSIFEREKWDLETCINHFHDEKILEIFYYEWSNLYEWYNSDGSHHFAVAMYHLRNENQTYKAKVKITTKRINQKNLKELLEKYDFFMTHKNNAYKVYSLFEQTSIMQYYNVFSLHNEDFCLLVFQKQQTTDFIIKIFSKLDSKYFFHWNEELKRYMK, translated from the coding sequence TTGATAAATTTAAAAACATTATTGAATAAATGCTATGTCGAACTAGACAAATACCGCATTAAAAATGCTATTCTTGATTTATTTAAAGCAGAATTAAAAGAGTTAGATTACTGTTGGAGAGATAATGTTAATTGTTTTGGGTCTAACAATGATTTTAAATTATTACAATTTGACACAAATCCTTTAAAATGGAAAGATTTTATTGACTTAATCGACAGCTTAATCATAACGGATAATTGCAGAGAAGTTGATGATTTTGATTTGAGACTTGTAGATTCAATATCCAACTCAAAATCTAATAATGCTTTAAATTATTTTGCCAACATCAATTTAAGAAAAACAAATATAAAACCAAAAGATATACTTTATTTATTTGGTCGTAGTATTTTTGAAAGGGAAAAATGGGATTTAGAAACTTGTATCAATCATTTTCACGATGAGAAAATCCTAGAAATTTTTTATTATGAGTGGAGCAATTTATATGAGTGGTATAACAGTGATGGCTCTCACCATTTTGCAGTTGCGATGTATCATTTAAGAAACGAGAACCAAACATATAAAGCTAAAGTTAAAATAACCACAAAAAGAATAAATCAAAAAAACTTAAAAGAGCTTTTAGAAAAATATGATTTTTTTATGACTCATAAAAATAATGCCTATAAAGTTTATTCACTGTTTGAGCAAACATCAATAATGCAATACTATAATGTTTTTTCTTTGCACAATGAAGATTTTTGCTTACTAGTTTTTCAAAAACAACAAACTACAGATTTTATTATAAAAATTTTCAGCAAATTAGATTCAAAGTATTTCTTTCATTGGAACGAAGAATTGAAAAGATATATGAAATAA
- a CDS encoding HmcD domain-containing protein → MKKFIFILAVLSGCLFASDELNIDSLFKKQIGLRSITSLSLLSTGNPHSYYIYPNIGVNGDLNVWNDTKQLYLNQTFIYTLTPSFDLLVSGGGNYARQEYNNIVSGAYTSKNTLNFDSLWLGFIYTGESIADFVPQIKFQTAIIQREKTVLQTKNFYLKSQNIEANLRGYSDPVVYSIYTGFGYNAERKFKIAKIEYGNSIYFGGNLSIILSPKITLDLGAEQRFQTEQKINGVKNSEIRSIPTISGGSTYSINQDTAVSVNASLGGSSAAPDAIFGINLWKKF, encoded by the coding sequence ATGAAAAAATTTATTTTTATCTTGGCAGTTTTAAGTGGTTGTCTTTTTGCTAGTGATGAGTTAAATATCGATAGCTTGTTTAAAAAGCAAATAGGCTTAAGAAGTATTACAAGTTTATCCTTGCTTAGCACAGGAAATCCTCACTCTTATTACATTTATCCAAATATTGGAGTAAATGGGGATTTAAATGTTTGGAACGATACGAAACAACTTTATCTAAATCAAACTTTTATTTACACTTTAACTCCAAGTTTTGATTTGCTTGTTTCAGGCGGAGGAAACTATGCAAGACAAGAATATAATAATATTGTTTCAGGTGCTTATACGAGCAAAAATACTTTAAATTTTGATTCTTTATGGCTAGGTTTTATTTATACAGGAGAAAGCATTGCAGATTTTGTTCCGCAAATTAAATTTCAAACTGCTATTATCCAAAGAGAAAAAACAGTTTTACAAACTAAAAATTTTTACTTAAAGTCGCAAAATATAGAAGCAAATTTAAGAGGATATAGCGACCCTGTGGTATATAGTATTTATACAGGATTTGGTTACAATGCAGAAAGAAAATTTAAAATTGCTAAAATAGAGTATGGCAATAGTATTTACTTTGGTGGAAATTTATCTATAATTTTAAGCCCTAAAATCACTTTGGATTTAGGAGCAGAACAAAGATTTCAAACCGAACAAAAAATCAATGGTGTAAAAAATTCAGAAATCAGATCAATTCCTACAATTAGTGGTGGTTCCACTTATAGTATCAATCAAGATACAGCCGTTTCAGTTAATGCGAGTTTAGGTGGAAGCTCTGCTGCTCCTGATGCAATTTTTGGTATCAATCTATGGAAAAAATTCTAA
- a CDS encoding cysteine peptidase family C39 domain-containing protein → MEKILKIVLIMTLLPLFLKAEFVVKSYQEIKNEKVIRQNYEESCGAASLATLINILDDSNLTELDLLKAMSGQQLYTDMVSFADLNDAVKKLGFQSKSYKIDRKILESIISVPILVKIEDDPRFPHFVVIINHKGNYLQIFDPSYGEYISSKREFYSVWDRYNKGGFALVVNPKKQLKDYKLNLPKSLNFEIEHFGF, encoded by the coding sequence ATGGAAAAAATTCTAAAAATAGTATTAATAATGACTCTTTTGCCTTTATTCTTAAAGGCAGAATTTGTAGTTAAGTCTTACCAAGAAATTAAAAATGAAAAAGTTATAAGGCAAAACTATGAAGAATCTTGCGGTGCCGCTTCCTTAGCTACACTTATAAACATACTTGATGATAGCAATTTAACGGAATTAGATTTACTAAAAGCTATGAGCGGACAACAACTTTATACTGATATGGTAAGCTTTGCGGATTTAAATGACGCCGTTAAAAAGCTAGGCTTTCAAAGCAAATCCTATAAAATCGATAGAAAGATTTTAGAAAGCATTATATCTGTTCCTATTTTAGTGAAGATAGAAGACGACCCTCGTTTTCCACATTTTGTGGTAATTATCAATCATAAAGGAAATTATTTGCAAATATTTGACCCAAGCTATGGAGAATACATTAGCTCTAAAAGAGAATTTTATAGCGTTTGGGATAGATACAATAAAGGTGGATTTGCTTTAGTTGTTAATCCTAAAAAACAACTCAAAGATTACAAACTCAATCTACCCAAATCTTTAAATTTTGAAATAGAGCATTTTGGATTTTAA
- a CDS encoding Cj0814 family flagellar-dependent secreted protein: MSIFSINDNSNYGSILSQSKANKESKENSKISFANAFLKQNASKLNEIQSANSQTLIKSEVLNSGSNSTLDTNYGLFSEFQNTVHTLKYKQADLTNISSTKMAYGYSVDKNGYMGSDFNKAAGLPEDFKIHKSTLDEIYNFNEAQYQDIKEQLGISRYFTNIDMADTIKQYYNQFNQIVNHTFNDTNKTSFTEADINSMPKGYISVGYKGLDFSDQSNPYNALGLVNHSNAKVTNVFKTDDEFHEAQAIQMGMMGIDFYPQKLNISTQSLSQGALMEGGFNPDMSVYPQNEDGGYPKEALFMSFLKSEGGYMVAGKNTTIAPQAMSYNLNVAKQSIPKYSNVDFDDIMTGKVDFASLLKGYAQDGWLDASIYAMEKGVAWQNTSIGYGGAWFDNQFNQAKANGWKASSESINSYVGSIMDRLNNLIGQTRV, translated from the coding sequence ATGAGTATCTTTAGTATCAACGATAACTCAAACTATGGTTCTATACTTTCACAAAGTAAAGCTAATAAAGAAAGTAAAGAAAATTCTAAAATAAGTTTTGCTAATGCTTTTTTAAAACAAAATGCTAGTAAATTAAATGAAATTCAAAGTGCTAATTCACAAACTCTAATAAAAAGTGAAGTTTTAAATAGTGGCTCAAATTCCACTCTTGACACAAACTATGGCTTATTTAGCGAATTTCAAAATACCGTTCATACTCTAAAATATAAACAGGCGGATTTAACTAATATAAGCTCTACTAAAATGGCTTACGGTTACAGCGTAGATAAAAATGGCTATATGGGAAGTGATTTTAATAAAGCTGCGGGATTACCTGAAGATTTTAAAATACATAAATCTACTTTAGATGAGATATATAACTTTAATGAAGCACAATATCAAGACATAAAAGAACAGCTAGGAATTTCTCGCTATTTTACCAATATCGATATGGCTGATACCATAAAACAATACTATAATCAATTCAATCAAATTGTTAATCATACTTTTAATGATACCAATAAAACAAGTTTCACTGAAGCAGATATAAATTCTATGCCTAAAGGTTATATTTCTGTTGGCTATAAAGGTTTAGATTTTTCAGATCAATCCAATCCTTATAATGCATTAGGACTAGTTAATCATTCTAATGCAAAAGTAACTAATGTTTTTAAAACAGATGATGAATTTCATGAAGCTCAAGCAATACAAATGGGAATGATGGGTATTGATTTTTATCCACAAAAATTAAATATATCAACTCAAAGTTTATCACAAGGAGCTTTAATGGAAGGTGGATTTAATCCCGATATGTCAGTTTATCCGCAAAATGAAGATGGAGGCTATCCTAAAGAAGCTTTGTTTATGAGTTTTTTAAAATCAGAAGGTGGTTATATGGTTGCAGGAAAAAATACAACTATTGCACCGCAAGCAATGAGTTATAATCTCAATGTTGCTAAACAAAGTATTCCAAAATACTCTAATGTAGATTTCGACGACATTATGACAGGAAAAGTTGATTTTGCAAGTTTGTTAAAAGGCTATGCACAAGATGGCTGGCTTGATGCGAGTATATATGCAATGGAAAAAGGAGTTGCTTGGCAAAATACAAGCATAGGTTATGGTGGAGCTTGGTTTGATAATCAGTTTAATCAAGCAAAAGCTAATGGTTGGAAAGCAAGCAGTGAAAGTATAAATTCTTATGTTGGATCTATAATGGATAGATTAAATAATCTTATAGGACAAACTAGGGTTTAG